Proteins encoded by one window of Vigna radiata var. radiata cultivar VC1973A chromosome 5, Vradiata_ver6, whole genome shotgun sequence:
- the LOC106761357 gene encoding uncharacterized protein LOC106761357 yields MAASVKNNFLNHALASNLQQALIRRKDSVQEQHHSKAKEPTKASSKPVVLVTNGEGIDSPGLTFLVEALLRDALLDVHVCAPQSDRSLCGHSVTTGETIAVCSTQVGGANAFEVSGTPADCVSLALSGALFSCSKPVLVISGVNKGATCGYGTLYSGAVAGAREAVICGVPSLCISLNWEKNVSCENDLKDAVTVCLPLIHAAIRDIQKGIFPKNCFLNIAIPSCPLTNKGVKVTRQSPNRASLNWQAVSTNRNPSAGHYMSNQQSLGIMLAKLGRDASAAAAARRLNSNRKNVEIESIGVAGKFSSQQSIKKYFRMELTEKRQENEEDDLDSRALEEGFVTVTPLSVYENGDMEIQSSVSSWLAIGVSGDGVN; encoded by the exons ATGGCTGCATCGGTAAAGAACAACTTCCTGAACCATGCACTGGCTTCCAATCTCCAACAAGCACTGATCCGCAGGAAGGACAGTGTGCAGGAACAGCACCACAGCAAAGCCAAGGAACCAACCAAAGCTTCTTCAAAGCCTGTGGTACTAGTCACCAATGGTGAAGGCATAGACTCTCCTGGTCTAACATTCCTCGTGGAGGCACTCCTCCGTGATGCTCTTCTTGATGTTCATGTCTGCGCCCCACAATC GGATAGATCTCTGTGTGGTCACTCGGTTACCACTGGGGAGACAATAGCTGTGTGTTCAACACAAGTTGGTGGTGCCAATGCCTTTGAAGTGTCAGGAACCCCAGCAGACTGTGTCTCTTTGGCTTTATCCGGGGCATTGTTTTCTTGTTCAAAACCTGTTTTG GTAATTAGTGGAGTAAACAAAGGAGCAACCTGTGGTTATGGCAC GTTGTACTCAGGGGCTGTTGCTGGAGCTAGAGAGGCTGTGATTTGTGGTGTGCCTTCTCTCTGTATATCATTGAACTG GGAAAAGAATGTGAGTTGTGAAAATGATTTGAAGGATGCAGTTACTGTATGCTTACCATTAATTCACGCAGCCATACGTGATATTCAGAAAGGGATTTTCCCCAAGAATTGCTTCCTCAATATAGCAATCCCAAGCTGTCCTCTGACAAATAAG GGTGTCAAAGTGACAAGGCAAAGTCCAAACAGAGCTTCTTTAAATTGGCAAGCAGTGTCAACAAATAGGAACCCTTCTGCAGGCCATTACATGTCAAACCAGCAAAGTCTTGGAATCATGTTAGCAAAACTAGGACGAGATGCCTCTGCTGCT GCAGCAGCACGCCGGCTAAACTCAAACCGCAAGAACGTGGAGATTGAATCAATTGGTGTTGCTGGGAAATTCAGTTCTCAACAAAGCATAAAGAAATACTTCAGAATGGAG TTAACAGAAAAAAGGCAGGAGAATGAAGAGGATGATTTAGACTCTAGAGCACTTGAAGAGGGATTT GTTACTGTCACCCCTTTGTCTGTATATGAAAATGGTGACATGGAAATTCAATCATCAGTCTCCAGTTGGTTGGCTATTGGAGTCAGTGGAGATGGTGTTAATTGA
- the LOC106761216 gene encoding 30S ribosomal protein S16-2, chloroplastic/mitochondrial, with protein sequence MVVRIRLSRFGCKNKPFYRVMAADSRSPRDGKHIEVLGYYNPLPGQDGGKRMGLNFERVKYWLSVGAQPSEPVERLLFRAGVLPPPPMVAMGRKGGLRDTRPVDALTGRVLNQEKLANEKNNDHEHEAAENPF encoded by the exons ATGGTGGTGAGGATTCGGCTCTCGCGGTTCGGATGCAAGAACAAACCCTTCTATCGGGTCATGGCTGCTGATAGCAGATCTCCCAGAGACGGCAAACACATTGAAGTTCTCGGTTACTACAATCCCTTACCAG GTCAAGATGGTGGCAAGAGAATGGGTCTCAACTTCGAAAGGGTGAA GTATTGGCTTTCTGTTGGAGCTCAGCCTTCAGAGCCTGTGGAACGGCTTCTATTCAGAGCTGGGGTACTGCCCCCACCACCTATGGTGGCAATGGGACGTAAAGGTGGACTGCGTGATACTCGCCCTGTCGATGCTCTGACTGGGCGTGTGCTGAATCAAGAGAAGCTTGCTAATGAGAAGAACAATGACCATGAACATGAAGCTGCTGAAAACCCTTTTTAG
- the LOC106759634 gene encoding nucleosome assembly protein 1;3-like encodes MSNNNENITMTDLTSALNEDNRADLVSALKSKIQSLAGQHSDVLETLSPNVRKRVESLREIQGKHDELEAEFFKEREALEAKYQKLYQPLYTKRYEIVNGVTEVEGAAVETTDGSEEDNEKGVPSFWLNAMKNNDVLAEEISERDEAALKFLKDIKWIRIDSPKGFKLEFFFDTNPYFSNSVLTKTYHMIDEDEPILEKAIGTEIEWYPGKCLTQKVLKKKPKKGSKNAKPITKTENCESFFNFFKPPEVPEDDDDIDEDLAEELQNQMEQDYDIGSTIRDKIIPHAVSWFTGEAVQGDEFEDLEDDEDEDDDEEDDEEDDDEDDDDDEEEEEDSKTKKKKSGRAQIGDGQQGERPPECKQQ; translated from the exons ATGTCCAACAACAACGAAAACATCACCATGACCGATCTCACTTCTG CCCTCAACGAAGACAATCGCGCCGATCTAGTCAGTGCTCTCAAG AGTAAGATACAGAGTCTGGCTGGACAGCATTCGGATGTTCTCGAGACTTTATCGCCTAACGTCAGGAAGCGTGTTGAATCTCTTAGAGAGATTCAG GGTAAACATGATGAACTAGAGGCAGAATTCTTCAAGGAGAGAGAAGCTCTTGAAGCTAAGTACCAAAAGTTGTATCAGCCGTTATACACAAAG CGCTATGAAATAGTAAATGGTGTTACTGAAGTTGAAGGAGCAGCAGTTGAAACAACTGATGGATCAGAAGAGGATAATG AGAAAGGAGTACCTTCTTTTTGGCTCAAtgcaatgaaaaataatgatgtGTTGGCTGAAGAG ATTTCAGAGCGTGATGAAGCTGCTCTCAAGTTTCTAAAAGACATTAAGTGGATCCGGATAGATAGCCCTAAAGGATTCAAGCTTGAGTTCTTTTTTGATACCAATCCGTACTTTTCAAACTCTGTCTTGACTAAAACATATCATATGATTGATGAGGATGAACCTATATTGGAGAAAGCAATTGG GACGGAAATTGAATGGTACCCGGGAAAATGCTTGACTCAGAAGGTGTTGAAGAAAAAGCCCAAGAAAGGTTCAAAGAATGCTAAGCCAATTACCAAAACTGAAAATTGTGAAAGcttcttcaattttttcaaaccacCAGAAGTTcctgaagatgatgatgacattGATGAAGATTTG GCCGAGGAACTTCAGAATCAAATGGAACAAGATTATGACATTGG GTCAACTATAAGGGACAAAATTATCCCTCATGCTGTATCTTGGTTTACTGGGGAGGCTGTTCAGGGAGATGAGTTTGAAGACCTCGAGGATGATGAGgacgaagatgatgatgaggaagatgatgaggaggatgatgatgaagatgatgatgacgatgaagaagaggaggaagacagTAAGACTAAAAAGaag AAGAGCGGAAGGGCACAGATTGGTGATGGTCAGCAGGGTGAGCGACCTCCAGAGTGCAAGCAGCAGTAA
- the LOC106760969 gene encoding DNA repair protein recA homolog 3, mitochondrial-like — protein sequence MAWLLRTANSSLLKRSFFHSDLLTRFCFKPGLLGTSQVLSFSTRKRRSKSDGSDSGEESMSKKDVALQQAIDQITSAYGKGSIMWLGRSVAPKNIPVVSTGSFALDIALGVGGLPKGRVVEIFGPEASGKTTLALHVIAEAQKLGGYCAFVDAEHALDKTLADSIGVNTKNLLLSQPDCGEQALGLVDTLIRSGSVDVIVVDSVAALVPKGELDGEMGDAHMAMQARLMSQALRKLCHSLSLSQCILIFINQVRSKISTFGGFGGPTEVTCGGNALKFYASVRLNIKRIGFVKKGEETLGSQVLVKVVKNKHAPPFKTAQFELEFGKGISREAEVIELSIKYKLIRKSGSFYEYNGQNFHGKDALKRFLVDSDSVQELATKLREKILNTAPEVDPEEQVMIEDVMEEMVSLDSTDETASDAAAVAEA from the exons ATGGCGTGGCTGCTTCGTACCGCTAATTCTTCCCTCCTTAAACGTTCTTTCTTCCATTCCGACCTTCTGACG CGCTTTTGCTTCAAACCAGGACTATTGGGCACCTCTCAAGTTTTGAGCTTTTCAACTC GTAAAAGGCGGTCTAAGTCGGATGGAAGTGACTCAGGTGAAGAGAGCATGTCTAAGAAAGACGTGGCCTTACAGCAAGCTATTGATCAGATCACTTCCGCATATGGAAAGGGATCTATCATGTGGCTTGGTCGTTCTGTGGCACCTAAAAATATTCCTGTGGTGTCTACTGGTTCATTTGCTCTTGATATAGCACTTGGGGTTGGAGGTCTTCCAAAG GGGCGTGTTGTGGAAATATTTGGTCCAGAGGCTTCTGGGAAAACAACTCTTGCTTTGCATGTGATTGCAGAAGCACAAAAGCTAGGAG GATACTGTGCATTTGTTGATGCTGAGCATGCACTTGATAAGACACTTGCAGATTCAATCGGTGTAAATACTAAGAACTTGCTTCTTTCACAACCTGATTGTGGTGAACAAGCACTTGGCCTTGTGGATACCTTAATACGGAGTGGTTCGGTTGATGTAATTGTTGTTGACAGT GTGGCTGCTCTTGTGCCTAAAGGTGAACTTGATGGTGAGATGGGTGATGCTCACATGGCAATGCAGGCTAGGTTGATGAGTCAGGCTCTTCGGAAATTGTGCCACTCTTTGTCTCTTTCCCAGtgtatattgatttttataaaccAG GTGAGGTCAAAGATTTCTACTTTTGGAGGATTTGGTGGTCCCACTGAAGTTACATGTGGTGGTAATGCACTGAAGTTCTATGCTTCTGTGCGgctaaatatcaaaagaattgGGTTTGTCAAGAAGGGTGAAGAG ACTCTGGGAAGTCAGGTTCTTGTCAAGGTTGTGAAGAACAAGCATGCCCCTCCATTTAAAACTGCACAGTTTGAGCTTGAGTTTGGCAAGGGTATAAGTAGAGAAGCAGAGGTTATAGAGTTGAGCATAAAATACAAACTCATAAGGAAGAGTGGTTCCTTTTATGAATACAATGGCCAGAATTTCCATGGCAAGGATGCTCTAAAGAGGTTTCTGGTGGACAGCGACAGTGTACAAGAATTAGCAACAAAGCTCAGGGAGAAGATTCTTAATACGGCCCCGGAAGTTGACCCGGAGGAGCAGGTGATGATCGAAGACGTTATGGAAGAAATGGTATCCCTTGATTCTACTGATGAAACTGCTTCTGATGCTGCTGCTGTTGCAGAAGCATAA